A window of Dehalococcoidia bacterium genomic DNA:
CCGATTCCCGGCAAGCACCAGTACTCAGGCTTCCCCCGCTGACGGCTAGGGCAGATAGAGCAGAGGGTTGCGGCGCACGCCCCGGTCGAACACCTCGAAGTGCAGGTGCGGGCCGGAGCACGTCCCGGAGCAACCGATTTCACCGATGACCTGTCCGGCCTTGACGCGCTCGCCCGTTTTTACGGCGATCGATTCGAAGTGTGCGTACAGAGTGCGAATGCCGTCCGGGCCGTCGATCACGACGAAGCGCCCGTAGGAACAGCAAGGCGACCCGCCGGCAAAGAACACGACGCCGTCCGTCGCTGCTCGGATTGGGCCGCTCGCCTGGGCGATGTCGATCCCCAGCGGGTGTCCGGGGCCATAGTGGCTCGTGATCTCCCCGGAGGCCGGCC
This region includes:
- a CDS encoding M23 family metallopeptidase; protein product: PASGEITSHYGPGHPLGIDIAQASGPIRAATDGVVFFAGGSPCCSYGRFVVIDGPDGIRTLYAHFESIAVKTGERVKAGQVIGEIGCSGTCSGPHLHFEVFDRGVRRNPLLYLP